In Stomoxys calcitrans chromosome 2, idStoCalc2.1, whole genome shotgun sequence, the following proteins share a genomic window:
- the LOC106084710 gene encoding aquaporin isoform X2, translating to MGCCTKLREKLKMKPATLDKICCFLAELLGTGMLVFLGCMGCVSTEDFHNNHLQMTLNFGLVVMVVIQCFGCVSGSHLNPTVTVAAYIYNMVSAPMAIIYFCGQMLGGFIGYGLLKVVLPDSVINSTPAGLCVTIPHALLTPGQGVMIEFIITAVLILVCCGVWDPRNAKFHDSVPIRFGLAIACLAITAGPFTGASMNPARSFGPALWHSNFTAHWVYWVGPMSAAVIAAFGYKVVFRREVQEEPVHHKLRAMEEVPLS from the exons TTGCTGTACCAAATTGCGAGAAAAGCTCAAAATGAAGCCTGCCACATTGGATAAAATCTGTTGCTTTCTGGCCGAGCTACTTGGCACAGGCATGCTGGTCTTTTTGGGCTGCATGGGCTGCGTCAGCACCGAAGACTTCCACAACAATCACTTGCaaatgactttgaatttcgGTTTAGTTGTCATGGTTGTCATTCAATGCTTTGGCTGTGTTTCCGGTTCCCATTTGAATCCCACTGTGACTGTGGCTGCCTACATCTATAACATGGTTTCGGCTCCCATGGCCATCATCTATTTCTGTGGCCAAATGTTGGGTGGCTTTATTGGCTATGGTTTGTTGAAGGTCGTCTTGCCGGACAGTGTGATTAACAGCACTCCAGCTGGATTGTGTGTGACGATACCACATGCGCTCTTGACTCCAGGTCAGGGTGTTATGATTGAATTTATAATCACTGCCGTCTTGATATTGGTCTGCTGTGGTGTTTGGGATCCACGTAATGCCAAGTTCCATGACTCGGTGCCAATTCGTTTTGGCTTGGCCATTGCCTGTTTGGCCATAACAGCT ggACCCTTCACCGGTGCCAGCATGAATCCTGCCCGTTCCTTTGGCCCTGCCTTGTGGCACTCCAATTTCACCGCACACTGGGTCTACTGGGTGGGACCCATGTCTGCTGCTGTCATTGCTGCCTTCGGTTACAAGGTTGTCTTCCGTCGCGAGGTCCAGGAAGAGCCTGTCCATCACAAATTGCGTGCCATGGAGGAAGTTCCTTTGTCATAA
- the LOC106084710 gene encoding aquaporin isoform X1: MTAEDTVKSCCTKLREKLKMKPATLDKICCFLAELLGTGMLVFLGCMGCVSTEDFHNNHLQMTLNFGLVVMVVIQCFGCVSGSHLNPTVTVAAYIYNMVSAPMAIIYFCGQMLGGFIGYGLLKVVLPDSVINSTPAGLCVTIPHALLTPGQGVMIEFIITAVLILVCCGVWDPRNAKFHDSVPIRFGLAIACLAITAGPFTGASMNPARSFGPALWHSNFTAHWVYWVGPMSAAVIAAFGYKVVFRREVQEEPVHHKLRAMEEVPLS; the protein is encoded by the exons TTGCTGTACCAAATTGCGAGAAAAGCTCAAAATGAAGCCTGCCACATTGGATAAAATCTGTTGCTTTCTGGCCGAGCTACTTGGCACAGGCATGCTGGTCTTTTTGGGCTGCATGGGCTGCGTCAGCACCGAAGACTTCCACAACAATCACTTGCaaatgactttgaatttcgGTTTAGTTGTCATGGTTGTCATTCAATGCTTTGGCTGTGTTTCCGGTTCCCATTTGAATCCCACTGTGACTGTGGCTGCCTACATCTATAACATGGTTTCGGCTCCCATGGCCATCATCTATTTCTGTGGCCAAATGTTGGGTGGCTTTATTGGCTATGGTTTGTTGAAGGTCGTCTTGCCGGACAGTGTGATTAACAGCACTCCAGCTGGATTGTGTGTGACGATACCACATGCGCTCTTGACTCCAGGTCAGGGTGTTATGATTGAATTTATAATCACTGCCGTCTTGATATTGGTCTGCTGTGGTGTTTGGGATCCACGTAATGCCAAGTTCCATGACTCGGTGCCAATTCGTTTTGGCTTGGCCATTGCCTGTTTGGCCATAACAGCT ggACCCTTCACCGGTGCCAGCATGAATCCTGCCCGTTCCTTTGGCCCTGCCTTGTGGCACTCCAATTTCACCGCACACTGGGTCTACTGGGTGGGACCCATGTCTGCTGCTGTCATTGCTGCCTTCGGTTACAAGGTTGTCTTCCGTCGCGAGGTCCAGGAAGAGCCTGTCCATCACAAATTGCGTGCCATGGAGGAAGTTCCTTTGTCATAA
- the LOC106084710 gene encoding aquaporin isoform X3 gives MKPATLDKICCFLAELLGTGMLVFLGCMGCVSTEDFHNNHLQMTLNFGLVVMVVIQCFGCVSGSHLNPTVTVAAYIYNMVSAPMAIIYFCGQMLGGFIGYGLLKVVLPDSVINSTPAGLCVTIPHALLTPGQGVMIEFIITAVLILVCCGVWDPRNAKFHDSVPIRFGLAIACLAITAGPFTGASMNPARSFGPALWHSNFTAHWVYWVGPMSAAVIAAFGYKVVFRREVQEEPVHHKLRAMEEVPLS, from the exons ATGAAGCCTGCCACATTGGATAAAATCTGTTGCTTTCTGGCCGAGCTACTTGGCACAGGCATGCTGGTCTTTTTGGGCTGCATGGGCTGCGTCAGCACCGAAGACTTCCACAACAATCACTTGCaaatgactttgaatttcgGTTTAGTTGTCATGGTTGTCATTCAATGCTTTGGCTGTGTTTCCGGTTCCCATTTGAATCCCACTGTGACTGTGGCTGCCTACATCTATAACATGGTTTCGGCTCCCATGGCCATCATCTATTTCTGTGGCCAAATGTTGGGTGGCTTTATTGGCTATGGTTTGTTGAAGGTCGTCTTGCCGGACAGTGTGATTAACAGCACTCCAGCTGGATTGTGTGTGACGATACCACATGCGCTCTTGACTCCAGGTCAGGGTGTTATGATTGAATTTATAATCACTGCCGTCTTGATATTGGTCTGCTGTGGTGTTTGGGATCCACGTAATGCCAAGTTCCATGACTCGGTGCCAATTCGTTTTGGCTTGGCCATTGCCTGTTTGGCCATAACAGCT ggACCCTTCACCGGTGCCAGCATGAATCCTGCCCGTTCCTTTGGCCCTGCCTTGTGGCACTCCAATTTCACCGCACACTGGGTCTACTGGGTGGGACCCATGTCTGCTGCTGTCATTGCTGCCTTCGGTTACAAGGTTGTCTTCCGTCGCGAGGTCCAGGAAGAGCCTGTCCATCACAAATTGCGTGCCATGGAGGAAGTTCCTTTGTCATAA